One window of the Runella slithyformis DSM 19594 genome contains the following:
- a CDS encoding patatin-like phospholipase family protein produces MRQKVFLPWAGFGLSGLFLLVVFPAFSQQKYYNLVLEGGGIRGIAYCGALQELEQRGLLKDIRRLGGTSAGAIQVSLLAVGYSAAELTGLVSEMKIQSFNDGQYIFVGGTQRLIERFGWYKGEAFRRWIGEKIDRKTGRENLTFGQLHALTQQDSCYKDLYVTVTNLTQQKSMVLSYEKFPDLAIADAVRASMSIPLYYCAVFMDSTGRLYQRPPRTIPADVLVDGGLLMNYPIGLFDQNRFLSTSRPDTAPEAYVFNAETLGLRLESAEQIKADAQHFGLASYPIRSFKTYMGAFYTLVSEAANRYNFRPEDLKRTISIDFQNIGPKVRKLSEAERNLLIGSGKKCVGDFCAPSTVVSQN; encoded by the coding sequence ATGCGTCAAAAAGTGTTCCTGCCTTGGGCCGGCTTCGGGCTTAGTGGTCTTTTTCTTCTCGTGGTATTTCCTGCCTTTTCTCAACAAAAATACTATAATTTGGTACTGGAAGGCGGTGGTATTCGCGGCATTGCCTATTGCGGTGCGCTTCAGGAATTGGAACAGCGCGGGCTCCTGAAAGACATTCGGCGGCTGGGCGGTACGTCGGCAGGTGCTATTCAGGTGTCTTTGTTGGCGGTGGGCTATTCGGCGGCGGAGCTGACTGGGTTGGTTTCGGAAATGAAGATACAGTCTTTCAACGACGGTCAATACATTTTTGTGGGGGGAACACAGCGCCTGATCGAGCGTTTCGGTTGGTACAAGGGAGAGGCGTTTCGTCGGTGGATCGGGGAGAAAATCGACCGTAAAACAGGAAGAGAAAACCTGACCTTTGGACAATTACACGCCCTTACGCAGCAGGACAGTTGCTATAAGGATCTGTACGTCACGGTCACAAACCTGACCCAACAGAAATCAATGGTACTTTCGTACGAAAAATTTCCTGATTTGGCCATTGCCGATGCCGTACGGGCTTCCATGTCCATTCCGCTGTATTATTGTGCGGTGTTTATGGACAGTACGGGCCGATTGTATCAACGTCCGCCGCGTACAATTCCCGCCGACGTGCTGGTCGATGGCGGGTTATTGATGAATTATCCTATCGGTCTGTTTGACCAAAATCGATTCCTGAGCACTTCCCGCCCGGATACAGCCCCGGAAGCCTATGTTTTTAATGCCGAAACCCTGGGGCTGCGTTTGGAAAGCGCCGAACAGATCAAGGCCGATGCCCAACATTTTGGGTTGGCGTCGTATCCCATTCGAAGTTTTAAGACGTACATGGGCGCTTTTTATACTCTGGTGTCCGAAGCGGCCAATCGTTATAATTTTCGTCCGGAAGATTTGAAGCGGACCATTTCCATTGATTTTCAGAATATTGGCCCCAAAGTGCGTAAGTTGTCGGAGGCGGAAAGGAATTTGTTGATCGGCAGCGGCAAAAAATGCGTAGGTGATTTTTGTGCCCCTTCGACGGTCGTTTCACAAAATTAG
- a CDS encoding YjjG family noncanonical pyrimidine nucleotidase codes for MPKYKHLFFDLDHTLWDFERNSAESLTDIYHNFELINHGVMSLGDFVRVFLEINTRLWNDFDQGRIAHAYIREHRFRLVFEALKVENVAFGSALGEEYLKLLPQKSHLLDGAVALLDYCAEKDYQLHIVTNGFDSIQASKMQSSGIHHYFRHVITNEKAGAKKPDAQIFAYALQAANAHPHESLMIGDNWEADIMGALRFGMDAAFYNPKKLTFDRTPTYDVQHLDDLKLIL; via the coding sequence ATGCCAAAATACAAACACCTATTTTTCGACCTCGACCACACGCTCTGGGATTTTGAACGCAATTCGGCCGAATCACTGACGGATATTTACCACAACTTTGAACTCATCAATCACGGCGTTATGTCTTTGGGGGATTTTGTTCGTGTATTTCTGGAAATTAACACCCGATTATGGAATGACTTTGACCAAGGTCGCATTGCACACGCGTACATCCGCGAACACCGCTTTCGCCTGGTTTTTGAAGCACTAAAAGTGGAAAATGTGGCTTTCGGCAGCGCTTTGGGCGAGGAATACCTGAAACTGCTTCCCCAAAAATCACACCTGCTCGACGGGGCCGTGGCACTGCTGGACTATTGCGCCGAGAAAGACTATCAATTGCATATCGTCACCAACGGCTTTGACTCCATTCAGGCGTCAAAAATGCAGAGTTCGGGCATTCACCATTATTTTCGGCACGTGATCACCAACGAAAAAGCAGGCGCTAAAAAGCCTGACGCGCAGATATTTGCCTACGCGCTGCAAGCCGCCAACGCCCACCCCCATGAAAGTCTGATGATCGGCGATAATTGGGAAGCGGATATTATGGGCGCGCTCCGATTCGGCATGGATGCGGCCTTTTACAATCCCAAAAAATTAACCTTTGACCGTACGCCTACGTATGATGTACAACATTTGGACGACCTGAAACTAATTTTGTGA
- a CDS encoding MOSC domain-containing protein codes for MTSTLILSEIFIYPVKSLGPIRLTQSDVEERGLRYDRRWLIIDDNNCFVTQRSYPAMALIEVAITADGLQLRHRTRELGTLFVPFYPETFDLLTVTVWDDQIEAVIVNDTANRWLSEALGFSARLVYLPDTSPRPADPNYAPFEANVSFADGFPFLIIGQSSLDDLNTRLPEPVSMIRFRPNLVFEGGLPYDEDQWYEFNIGKLAFYGVKPCARCILTTVDPEKGEIAGKEPLKTLSSYRKRNNKIFFGQNGLTNQTGAIKIGDEIRVISRKARQTMSE; via the coding sequence ATGACGTCGACTCTTATCCTCTCCGAAATCTTCATTTACCCCGTAAAATCGCTGGGCCCGATTCGGCTTACGCAGTCCGACGTGGAAGAACGCGGTCTGCGCTATGACCGTCGCTGGCTGATCATTGATGATAACAACTGCTTTGTCACCCAGCGCAGCTACCCTGCGATGGCGCTGATCGAGGTAGCGATTACGGCCGACGGCCTACAGCTGCGTCACCGCACCCGGGAGTTAGGAACGTTGTTTGTCCCATTTTATCCTGAAACCTTTGATCTGCTGACCGTCACCGTGTGGGATGACCAAATAGAGGCCGTGATCGTGAACGACACTGCCAATCGCTGGCTGAGTGAAGCGCTCGGGTTTTCGGCGCGGTTGGTGTACCTGCCCGATACGTCACCGCGCCCGGCGGACCCCAATTATGCACCGTTTGAGGCCAATGTGAGCTTTGCGGATGGGTTCCCGTTTTTGATCATCGGACAATCTTCGCTGGATGATTTAAACACTCGCCTGCCCGAACCGGTTTCTATGATACGATTCCGTCCCAACCTGGTCTTTGAAGGCGGTTTGCCTTACGACGAAGACCAATGGTATGAGTTCAACATCGGAAAGTTGGCGTTTTACGGGGTAAAACCCTGTGCCCGTTGCATCCTGACCACCGTTGATCCCGAAAAAGGTGAGATTGCGGGAAAAGAGCCGCTTAAAACGCTCTCAAGCTACCGTAAGCGTAACAACAAAATTTTCTTTGGGCAAAATGGGTTAACCAACCAAACGGGAGCCATAAAAATAGGGGATG